One genomic region from Cyclopterus lumpus isolate fCycLum1 chromosome 20, fCycLum1.pri, whole genome shotgun sequence encodes:
- the cebp1 gene encoding CCAAT/enhancer binding protein (C/EBP) 1: protein MMSDSRVSSVIQEWASNYSGQTHTLNHATPSSQLAQMDMTPYGQSQGLVRGGSDDMMGLSYLPYTSSSLGNNLSPGSTNHHHSHANTQQDFSSFLLPTLRAPVNKRSISKDSVEYRLRRERNNVAVRKSRDKARRRILLTQQRAMQLQEENQKLQMRIGQLSQELDSLKHILSQRHVQGAEEGAAGASSI, encoded by the exons ATG ATGTCTGATTCCAGGGTGTCCTCAGTCATCCAGGAGTGGGCCAGCAATTACTCGGGGCAGACCCACACCCTGAACCATGCCACACCAAGCAGTCAGCTGGCTCAGATGGACATGACACCATACGGCCAGTCTCAGGGACTGGTGAGAGGGGGCAGTGATGACATGATGGGACTGTCTTACCTGCCGTACACGTCTTCCAGTCTCGGCAACAACTTGAGCCCCGGGAGCACAAACCACCACCACAGCCACGCCAACactcagcag gacttctcctccttcctcttgcCAACTCTGCGGGCCCCGGTAAACAAGAGGAGCATCAGCAAGGACAGCGTGGAGTACCGCCTGCGGCGCGAGAGGAACAACGTCGCTGTGAGAAAGAGCCGGGACAAGGCCCGCAGGAGGATCCTGCTGACCCAGCAGAGGGCCatgcagctgcaggaggaaaacCAGAAGCTGCAGATGAGGATAGGGCAGCTGTCCCAGGAGCTGGACTCTCTCAAACACATCCTGTCACAGCGGCACGTGCAGGGAGCGGAGGAGGGAGCAGCAGGGGCGTCCAGTATCTAG
- the ngdn gene encoding neuroguidin encodes MAAPVDNDLIESDLPAAVQLLRNLTEQVVSVTSNVRELITKVKNGAFKTSEGLSFLDLRYHLLLFYLQDLTHLISVKTEGGKIKDSDALNRLVTIRTVLEKMRPLDHKLKYQIDKLVRTAVTGSLAENDPLQLRPNPENLLSKLSESEESEGEAENKTETKAAHSSGRKYVPPKIAPVHYDGDMTEADKKKAQSERQRRAALRSSVIQELRQQYSDAPEEIRDRRDFQSDRESREELHRKNYEESMMVRLNMPQHQKSVRKRSMMSMSGQLSGITNFGDITALTGGEGGQDGDDSRPKKKKKVMKKKTKRRAFKKHR; translated from the exons ATGGCGGCCCCTGTTGACAAC GATTTAATTGAAAGCGATTTGCCTGCAGCTGTACAGCTGCTGAGAAATCTCACCGAGCAG GTGGTCTCGGTTACAAGTAATGTCCGTGAGCTCATCACAAAAGTCAAAAATGGAGCTTTTAAGACATCAGAG GGTTTGTCTTTCTTGGACCTTCGGTATCACCTGCTGCTATTCTACCTTCAAGACCTCACTCACCTGATCAGCGTCAAAACGGAAGGAGGCAAAATAAAAGACAGTGACGCCTTGAACAGACTGGTCACAATCAGAACG GTCCTGGAGAAGATGCGACCACTAGACCACAAACTTAAGTACCAGATTGATAAACTGGTGCGTACAGCGGTCACCGGCAGTTTAG CTGAAAATGACCCGTTGCAGCTGCGTCCTAATCCTGAGAATCTCCTCAGCAAA TTGAGCGAATCTGAGGAGTCTGAAGGAGAAGCTGAGAATAAGACGGAGACGAAAGCAGCCCACTCTAGTGGCAGGAAATATGTACCGCCAAAGATTGCCCCAGTGCattatg ATGGTGACATGACAGAAGCAGACAAGAAGAAGGCTCAGTCAGAGCGCCAGAGGCGAGCTGCCCTCCGAAGCTCAGTGATCCAAGAGCTGCGACAGCAGTACAGCGACGCTCCAGAGGAGATCAGGGACAGACGAGACTTCCAGAGCGACCGCGAGAGCCGCGAGGAGCTCCATAG GAAAAACTACGAGGAGTCGATGATGGTGCGTCTCAACATGCCACAGCATCAGAAGAGCGTCAGAAAGAGAAGCATGATGTCCATGTCCGGCCAGCTGAGCGGCATCACAAACTTCGGTGACATCACGGCTCTGACAGGCGGCGAGGGTGGGCAG GATGGGGACGACTCTCggccaaagaaaaagaagaaagtcatgaagaaaaaaaccaaaagaaGAG CTTTTAAGAAGCACAGataa